From a region of the Sulfuriferula plumbiphila genome:
- a CDS encoding response regulator transcription factor, translating into MLPESTVFVVDDDEAMRNSLRWLIESVKLPVETYASSAEFLDAFEGMPGCLILDVRMPGMGGLDLQGKLREKSICLPIIFISGHGDIPMAVNAMKAGAIDFIEKPFNDQVLLDRIYYAIELCKRMRKTREAQFNIVANYRLLTSRECQVVEGGVAGKSNKVIAAELGVSWKTIEVHRANAMRKMQANSLSELVGMVLHLRAA; encoded by the coding sequence ATGCTGCCTGAATCGACCGTTTTCGTTGTCGATGACGATGAGGCGATGCGAAATTCGCTACGCTGGTTGATCGAGTCCGTGAAGCTGCCGGTTGAAACCTACGCTTCCAGTGCCGAGTTTTTGGATGCGTTTGAGGGGATGCCTGGATGCCTCATCCTGGACGTGCGCATGCCGGGTATGGGGGGGCTGGACTTGCAGGGAAAACTGCGGGAAAAAAGCATATGCCTGCCTATCATCTTCATATCCGGGCACGGGGATATCCCGATGGCGGTGAATGCAATGAAAGCCGGCGCCATTGATTTCATCGAAAAGCCGTTTAACGACCAGGTGCTGTTGGACCGGATATATTACGCCATCGAGCTTTGCAAACGCATGCGCAAGACGCGTGAGGCACAATTCAACATCGTCGCCAACTACCGCTTGCTGACTTCTCGAGAATGCCAAGTGGTGGAGGGGGGCGTCGCTGGAAAATCAAACAAGGTTATTGCCGCTGAACTGGGTGTGAGTTGGAAAACCATCGAAGTGCATCGTGCCAATGCAATGCGCAAAATGCAGGCCAATTCGCTCTCCGAATTGGTCGGAATGGTACTCCACCTGCGCGCCGCCTAA
- a CDS encoding OsmC family protein codes for MSQASVKAALLNTIESIKANPGAARLVFRADTELVEDVRCSAKVRDFASITVTEPPALGGKDEAMSPVELVLVALGTCQEIMYGAYASVMGVPLSKVKVGVKGNLDLRGLFAMDDAVPPGFQKVTFETTIDSAADEATIKKLIETVESHCPVLDTLVRAIEVTGKVSINGGPMKSLQSHQEAAVAT; via the coding sequence ATGTCTCAAGCATCAGTTAAAGCAGCTCTGCTCAACACGATCGAATCGATCAAAGCCAACCCTGGCGCAGCGCGCCTTGTCTTCCGTGCCGACACCGAGTTGGTCGAGGACGTTCGTTGTAGCGCGAAGGTGCGGGATTTTGCGTCAATCACCGTAACCGAACCTCCGGCGCTGGGAGGTAAAGATGAGGCTATGAGTCCCGTTGAGCTCGTGCTGGTCGCGCTCGGAACCTGTCAGGAGATTATGTATGGCGCATACGCCTCCGTGATGGGGGTCCCGTTGTCCAAGGTCAAGGTGGGAGTGAAGGGTAATCTCGATTTGCGGGGCCTCTTCGCCATGGATGACGCTGTGCCGCCAGGCTTCCAGAAGGTGACTTTCGAAACCACCATCGACAGCGCGGCGGACGAAGCGACCATCAAGAAGCTGATCGAAACCGTGGAAAGCCATTGCCCGGTACTGGACACGCTGGTGCGTGCTATCGAGGTCACGGGGAAGGTATCGATCAACGGCGGGCCCATGAAATCACTCCAGTCACACCAAGAAGCCGCAGTCGCGACCTGA
- the dsbD gene encoding protein-disulfide reductase DsbD has translation MRFLLMLFMLFPIYAQAIAEGDLLEPQQAFKFSARVLDADTIEVRYQIAEGYHLYRDKLKFEVSPTDVTLVTPQLPPGKVEQDAIFGHMVVYRHDVKIRLPLKRGNPNLQTITLKAVSQGCADAGVCYPPQAQEAVLQLAAQPTLEAGGGLAGLAQSQTAAPSLQPSTKEATSPALAATEAPQSESSRIENLFKGGSFWLIVSFFFGAGLLLALTPCVFPMIPILSGIIAGQGQHLTKRRAFALSLSYVLGMAMTYALVGIAAGLSGSMLSAALQNPWVLGAFALIFVVLAFSMFGFYELQLPNAIQSKFSNASNKMKGGSTVGVFVMGVLSAVIVGPCVAAPLAGALLYIGQTHNVWLGGSALFAMALGMGVPLILVGVSAGALLPKAGGWMNAVKSFFGVLLLGVAIWLISPVIPDLVQMLLWAALLIVSAIYLSAVDPLPLTARGFSKFWKGVGMIALVTGISLLIGALSGSRDILQPLAGLHGNTATSAGAQIEPTLKFERVKSVADLETRIKQASGKFVMLDFYADWCVSCKEFERFTFSDARVRDKLKDVVLLQADVTANNAEDKALLKKFSLFGPPGIIFFDKNGNEVKSARTIGYLPPDKFLDNLNMALR, from the coding sequence ATGCGTTTTCTGCTCATGTTGTTCATGCTGTTCCCGATTTACGCTCAGGCAATTGCAGAAGGGGATTTGCTGGAACCCCAGCAAGCGTTCAAGTTTTCGGCAAGGGTGCTGGATGCTGATACCATCGAAGTCCGCTATCAGATAGCGGAAGGCTATCACCTCTACCGCGACAAATTAAAGTTCGAAGTATCGCCCACCGATGTCACGCTGGTAACCCCGCAACTCCCCCCCGGCAAAGTGGAGCAGGACGCGATTTTCGGCCACATGGTAGTCTATCGCCACGATGTCAAAATCAGGTTGCCTCTAAAACGTGGCAACCCAAATCTCCAAACCATCACTTTAAAAGCCGTCTCTCAGGGATGCGCCGATGCGGGCGTATGTTACCCCCCTCAGGCACAGGAAGCAGTGCTTCAATTGGCTGCTCAGCCTACGCTGGAGGCGGGAGGTGGCTTGGCCGGACTCGCACAATCGCAAACCGCTGCACCCTCGCTCCAACCAAGCACCAAGGAAGCAACGAGTCCCGCTCTTGCAGCCACCGAAGCGCCGCAATCCGAATCCTCCCGGATCGAAAATTTGTTCAAAGGCGGCAGTTTCTGGCTGATTGTGAGCTTTTTCTTCGGTGCCGGACTGCTGCTGGCACTGACCCCTTGTGTATTCCCGATGATCCCCATCTTGTCCGGCATTATCGCGGGGCAAGGCCAGCACCTGACCAAAAGGCGTGCTTTTGCACTTTCGCTTTCCTACGTCTTGGGCATGGCGATGACCTATGCGCTTGTCGGTATTGCGGCTGGACTGTCTGGCAGCATGCTCTCGGCTGCGTTGCAGAACCCTTGGGTGCTAGGTGCATTTGCACTGATCTTTGTCGTGTTGGCTTTTTCCATGTTTGGCTTCTATGAACTGCAACTGCCGAATGCCATTCAAAGCAAGTTTTCGAATGCCAGCAACAAAATGAAAGGCGGCAGTACGGTCGGCGTATTCGTCATGGGCGTGTTGTCCGCAGTGATTGTCGGGCCGTGCGTAGCAGCACCCCTGGCGGGTGCCCTGTTGTATATCGGACAGACCCACAACGTCTGGCTCGGCGGCTCCGCGTTATTTGCCATGGCATTGGGCATGGGTGTGCCGCTGATTCTGGTGGGCGTATCTGCCGGTGCGCTTTTACCTAAAGCGGGCGGCTGGATGAACGCAGTCAAGAGCTTCTTTGGCGTGCTGTTGCTGGGCGTGGCAATCTGGCTGATTTCCCCTGTGATTCCCGATCTCGTGCAGATGCTTTTATGGGCTGCGTTGTTGATTGTTTCCGCAATCTATCTTAGTGCGGTTGATCCTTTACCGTTGACCGCGCGGGGCTTTTCCAAATTTTGGAAGGGTGTAGGCATGATTGCATTGGTCACCGGTATTTCCCTGCTAATCGGCGCTTTGAGCGGCAGTCGCGACATTCTGCAGCCTTTGGCAGGTTTGCATGGAAATACGGCGACAAGCGCCGGTGCACAAATTGAACCTACCCTTAAATTCGAGCGAGTCAAAAGTGTTGCTGATTTGGAGACGCGCATCAAGCAGGCCAGCGGCAAATTTGTCATGCTGGATTTTTATGCGGACTGGTGTGTTTCCTGCAAGGAGTTCGAGCGCTTTACCTTCAGCGACGCTCGGGTGCGAGACAAACTCAAGGATGTTGTACTGCTTCAGGCAGATGTTACTGCCAACAATGCCGAGGACAAGGCGCTGCTCAAGAAATTCAGTCTGTTCGGCCCACCCGGGATTATCTTTTTTGATAAAAATGGCAACGAAGTCAAGTCGGCGCGCACTATCGGTTATCTGCCCCCAGACAAGTTTTTGGATAACCTTAACATGGCTCTTCGCTAG
- the lpdA gene encoding dihydrolipoyl dehydrogenase yields MIKHIVIIGGGPAGYVGAIHAATHGAKVTLVEAAEIGGTCLNQGCIPTKTLVATCALLEKIRHAASVGIQLDGNAIPRWDAMKSSMNKTVNTLTGGVRALLADRGVISISGLAHMSGPQSVMVEGHGEICGDFILLCTGSHAIRPSTFPFDDERVVTSDELLRWETLPRSLVIVGDGVIACEFAFIMNTLGVEVTVIGMGKSPLSTLDHEISALIGYEMRKKKIRFVGNSAVRALNLHAGSVTAECDGDITVEAERALVAVGRRPNTSALGLEAIGLKTGALGDIPVDEYMRSQFPSIYAAGDVNGRVLLAHAASAQARVAVDHMLGLAPRKINARDIPLAVFTSPEVGCVGLTENEAKNMGIDVRCGTFNLRGLGKAQAMGELSGMVKVVAEVQTGRLLGLHIVGAHASDLVHEGAIILRQAGTVEDLEHTIHAHPTLAEGIQEAAEDVFGHAIHKILQKKEKIRVSPLDNCL; encoded by the coding sequence ATGATTAAACACATCGTGATAATCGGTGGAGGACCTGCTGGCTACGTCGGCGCTATCCATGCAGCGACGCACGGCGCGAAGGTCACGTTGGTGGAAGCCGCGGAAATCGGCGGTACCTGCCTTAACCAGGGTTGCATTCCGACCAAGACCTTGGTAGCCACCTGCGCTTTGTTGGAAAAGATACGCCACGCTGCAAGCGTCGGGATACAACTCGATGGCAATGCAATTCCGCGCTGGGATGCGATGAAAAGCAGCATGAACAAAACCGTCAATACTTTGACGGGCGGCGTGCGGGCATTGCTCGCCGATCGCGGAGTGATCTCGATCTCGGGGCTTGCGCATATGAGCGGCCCACAGTCGGTGATGGTCGAGGGCCACGGAGAGATATGCGGGGATTTTATTCTGCTTTGCACGGGATCGCATGCTATACGCCCATCGACTTTTCCATTCGATGACGAACGTGTCGTGACGAGTGACGAATTGCTGCGCTGGGAGACGCTGCCTCGGTCTCTCGTCATTGTGGGCGACGGCGTCATCGCGTGCGAATTTGCCTTCATCATGAATACCCTGGGTGTCGAGGTCACTGTGATCGGAATGGGCAAGAGCCCGCTCTCGACGCTCGATCATGAAATATCTGCGCTTATCGGTTACGAGATGCGCAAGAAGAAGATCCGTTTCGTGGGTAATAGTGCGGTCCGCGCATTGAATTTGCATGCCGGATCCGTAACTGCAGAGTGCGATGGCGACATCACTGTGGAGGCTGAGCGCGCGCTGGTTGCGGTGGGAAGACGCCCAAATACATCTGCTCTCGGATTGGAAGCGATCGGATTAAAAACGGGGGCATTGGGTGATATCCCGGTAGATGAGTACATGCGATCGCAATTTCCCAGTATCTATGCTGCTGGAGACGTCAACGGCCGCGTTTTGCTTGCCCACGCTGCTTCAGCTCAGGCGCGCGTGGCAGTCGATCACATGCTCGGGCTTGCGCCGCGGAAGATCAATGCTAGGGATATCCCGCTTGCCGTATTCACTTCCCCAGAGGTAGGTTGCGTCGGTCTGACGGAGAATGAGGCGAAGAATATGGGAATCGATGTTCGCTGCGGAACGTTCAACCTGCGTGGGCTCGGCAAGGCCCAAGCCATGGGTGAATTATCGGGGATGGTTAAGGTAGTTGCAGAAGTGCAAACAGGACGCTTGCTCGGTCTTCATATAGTTGGAGCCCATGCTTCGGATTTGGTCCATGAGGGAGCCATCATACTGCGTCAGGCTGGAACCGTGGAAGACCTTGAGCACACCATACACGCGCATCCCACGCTCGCTGAAGGAATACAGGAAGCAGCCGAAGACGTCTTCGGTCACGCGATTCATAAAATATTGCAGAAAAAAGAAAAAATCCGGGTATCACCTTTGGATAATTGTTTGTAG
- a CDS encoding DsrE family protein: MKTKPFFMVLSLFLWVLSASFSVYAAQPPDDKEALMGLTDVKVIFDITTGDAKKLLSRLGLIEETRDGMVKQRVKPHFILAFRGPASLLVQKDQSRVKLEDIEVMEKIQQKLKEMSKDKSYNLEQCAVANRYLKIKNEDTIPELKVIGNSFISMAGYENRGYAYIPID, translated from the coding sequence ATGAAAACCAAACCGTTTTTCATGGTGTTGTCATTGTTTTTGTGGGTATTAAGTGCCAGTTTTTCCGTTTATGCCGCGCAACCTCCTGATGACAAAGAGGCATTGATGGGATTAACCGATGTTAAAGTGATTTTTGACATAACCACGGGCGATGCAAAAAAACTTTTGTCGCGTTTAGGATTAATTGAAGAGACTCGTGATGGAATGGTCAAGCAAAGGGTCAAACCGCATTTTATTCTCGCTTTTCGAGGACCAGCCAGCCTCCTCGTACAGAAGGATCAAAGTCGGGTTAAGTTGGAGGATATTGAGGTGATGGAAAAAATTCAACAAAAGCTTAAGGAAATGAGTAAGGATAAAAGTTACAACCTGGAACAGTGCGCAGTAGCCAACCGTTATTTAAAGATCAAGAACGAAGACACTATTCCAGAACTTAAAGTGATCGGGAACAGTTTCATTTCAATGGCGGGGTACGAGAACAGAGGATACGCTTATATACCAATCGACTAA